The following DNA comes from Tistrella bauzanensis.
ACCCGGCCGGCTGGCAGCACTGATCGATGCGCCGCCAGCCGAACTGGTCGGCGCCAGCCATCGGGCGGCCCTGCTGCTTGCCGGCGGCGTGCACGACGCCGCCCGCCATCTGGCGGACGCCCCGGCCGACCCGGCCCGCCTTCACGGGCTGTTATATGCGCTGCGCGTCGCGATCGAGGACCGGAACCGGTTTCTGACACCGCCAGCGGTGCGCGCCGCGCTCGACCATCTGGCCAGTGGCGACACACCGCCGTCCATCGGCCACCTCGCCGCCGAAGCGGGCTATGGCCAGCGGCGCTTCGACCGTGCGGTGCTGCGGGCCACCGGCCTCACCCCCCAGGGGAATCGGGTGAAAATTTTAAGCTGCGATGATGCTTGCGAGGAAGTCGTCGTCCCAAGCGGCGACCTTGCGTCGGA
Coding sequences within:
- a CDS encoding DUF6597 domain-containing transcriptional factor; protein product: MAGGMAATGAGAGVYREHAPPPALGGMVQAVWHARTPTPSPGPTPAGTAPFRVLPDGCMDLIVAHGGGHDPTILIAGTDDTARMVAHQPGRGHIGLRFRPGRLAALIDAPPAELVGASHRAALLLAGGVHDAARHLADAPADPARLHGLLYALRVAIEDRNRFLTPPAVRAALDHLASGDTPPSIGHLAAEAGYGQRRFDRAVLRATGLTPQGNRVKILSCDDACEEVVVPSGDLAS